The following are encoded together in the Streptomyces flavofungini genome:
- a CDS encoding PPOX class F420-dependent oxidoreductase produces the protein MTPPNIATNTTVSRAELLDFVRPRHKALLLTARADGTPQASPLTCGVDDSGRIVISTYPERAKTRNAKRNPRVSVVVLSDEWNGPWVQVDGTAEVIDAPDSVEPLVEYYRNIAGEHPDWDEYRDAMREQGKSLIRITPERWGPVATGGFPPR, from the coding sequence ATGACGCCCCCGAACATCGCCACCAACACCACTGTGTCGCGCGCCGAGTTGCTGGACTTCGTCCGGCCCCGGCACAAGGCGCTGCTCCTGACCGCGCGCGCCGACGGAACCCCGCAGGCCTCACCGCTGACCTGCGGGGTCGACGACTCGGGCCGGATCGTGATCTCCACGTACCCCGAGCGCGCCAAGACCCGCAACGCGAAGCGGAATCCACGGGTGAGCGTGGTCGTCCTCTCGGACGAGTGGAACGGCCCCTGGGTCCAGGTCGACGGCACGGCGGAGGTGATCGACGCCCCGGATTCGGTGGAACCGCTGGTCGAGTACTACCGCAACATCGCGGGCGAGCACCCCGACTGGGACGAGTACCGCGACGCCATGCGCGAGCAGGGCAAGTCGCTGATCCGGATCACCCCGGAGCGGTGGGGTCCGGTGGCTACCGGGGGCTTTCCTCCTCGGTGA
- a CDS encoding ATP-binding protein, whose product MKLPHGSRPARTRKPRTLRTRLVVSAVALIAVVCAVIGTVTTIALRSHLYEQVDGALRQVSMRASGPPENTADAGNPPDHRDGGPGGGPLRFVTKGPQEIGTVGAVVGEDGTLTEGAVSTEPDVSSNSPESVARTLDGAQLDALAKVARDGEPHTVDVPELGEYRVEYTSGRFGDYLVGLPTAKVTNTLNTLVVTEVSVTAAGLVAASLAGAATVGVALRPLRRVAATATRVSELPLHSGEVALHERVPDAEADARTEVGQVGAALNRMLDHVHSALHARQRSETRVRQFVADASHELRTPLASIRGYAELTRRGREETGPDTRHALGRIESEAARMTGLVEDLLLLARLDVERGRSGTAGPGPLTREPTDLSPMVVDVLSDARAAGPDHNWRLDLPDDPALVLADPARVQQVLVNLLANARTHTPPGTTVTARLHRHGPWVRLDVADDGPGIPPDLLPHVFERFARGDSSRSRAHGSTGLGLAIVQAVVAAHDGAVAVTSEPGSTVFTVHLPAYDEAGEPSPYGNDGTPAYGNDGTPTYEKGGTPTYGNGGTPTYSQTGHRLTTPP is encoded by the coding sequence TCGTCTCCGCCGTCGCGCTGATCGCCGTCGTGTGCGCGGTGATCGGCACGGTCACGACGATCGCGCTGCGGTCGCATCTGTACGAGCAGGTGGACGGTGCCCTCCGGCAGGTCTCGATGCGTGCGTCGGGACCCCCCGAGAACACCGCGGACGCCGGGAATCCGCCGGACCACCGTGACGGCGGGCCCGGCGGCGGGCCGCTCCGGTTCGTCACCAAGGGCCCGCAGGAGATCGGCACCGTCGGCGCCGTCGTGGGCGAGGACGGCACCCTCACCGAGGGCGCTGTCAGCACCGAGCCCGACGTGTCGAGCAACTCCCCCGAATCCGTCGCCAGGACCCTCGACGGTGCCCAGCTCGACGCCCTCGCGAAGGTGGCACGCGACGGCGAGCCGCACACCGTGGACGTACCCGAACTCGGCGAGTACCGCGTCGAGTACACCAGTGGCCGCTTCGGGGACTATCTGGTCGGCCTGCCCACCGCCAAGGTCACCAACACCCTCAACACGCTCGTCGTCACCGAGGTCAGCGTCACCGCCGCGGGCCTCGTCGCGGCCTCCCTCGCGGGCGCCGCGACGGTCGGCGTGGCGCTGCGCCCGCTGCGCCGCGTCGCCGCCACCGCGACCCGCGTCTCCGAACTCCCCCTGCACAGCGGCGAAGTGGCCCTGCACGAACGCGTCCCCGACGCCGAGGCCGACGCCCGCACCGAGGTCGGCCAGGTCGGCGCCGCGCTCAACCGCATGCTCGACCACGTCCACTCGGCGCTGCACGCGCGCCAGCGCAGCGAGACCCGGGTGCGCCAGTTCGTCGCCGACGCGAGCCACGAGCTGCGCACGCCGCTGGCCTCCATCCGCGGGTACGCCGAACTGACCCGCAGGGGGCGGGAGGAGACCGGCCCCGACACCCGTCACGCCCTCGGCCGCATCGAGTCCGAGGCCGCGCGGATGACCGGCCTGGTCGAGGACCTGCTGCTGCTCGCCCGCCTGGACGTGGAGCGCGGCAGGTCCGGCACGGCGGGCCCCGGACCTCTGACCCGCGAGCCCACCGACCTCTCCCCCATGGTCGTCGACGTCCTCAGCGACGCCCGCGCCGCGGGCCCGGACCACAACTGGCGCCTCGACCTGCCCGACGACCCCGCGCTCGTCCTCGCCGACCCGGCCCGCGTCCAGCAGGTCCTGGTGAACCTCCTGGCCAACGCCCGCACCCACACCCCACCGGGCACCACCGTCACCGCCCGGCTGCACCGGCACGGCCCCTGGGTCCGCCTCGACGTCGCCGACGACGGGCCCGGCATCCCGCCCGACCTGCTCCCGCACGTCTTCGAACGGTTCGCGCGCGGTGACAGCTCCCGCTCGCGCGCCCACGGCTCGACCGGCCTCGGCCTCGCGATCGTGCAGGCCGTCGTCGCCGCGCACGACGGCGCCGTGGCGGTGACGAGCGAGCCCGGCAGCACGGTGTTCACCGTCCACCTGCCCGCGTACGACGAGGCGGGCGAGCCGTCGCCGTACGGGAACGACGGGACGCCCGCGTACGGGAACGACGGGACGCCCACGTATGAGAAGGGCGGGACGCCCACCTACGGGAACGGCGGGACGCCGACGTACTCACAGACGGGCCACAGGCTCACCACACCGCCCTGA
- a CDS encoding TetR/AcrR family transcriptional regulator, whose product MAKAADRPKRAARTSVWLEGKAPRGTGRRGAQPTGLDRDRITEATVRLLDAEGLAKFSMRRLAAELNVTAMSVYWYVDTKDDLLELALDRVAAEMRLPDTESVPGEWREQLRELAAGYRDLLVRHPWVSPLIGEFLNIGPNWLGFSLAIQRAVRNTGLTPSRQNGAIAAVFQFVYGFGTIEGHFRARVAAAGMTQDEYFRDAVGSVNEELATNEAVRSAKELMESRGEGTVSEMWARDFTIALDLMIAGIESLLDPAVRTGDAPAEAAGSAPAGVTEEESPR is encoded by the coding sequence ATGGCGAAGGCAGCCGATCGCCCGAAGAGAGCCGCGCGCACGAGTGTCTGGCTGGAGGGCAAGGCGCCGCGCGGCACCGGTCGCCGGGGGGCCCAGCCGACCGGCCTCGACCGGGACCGCATCACCGAGGCCACCGTCCGCCTCCTGGACGCGGAGGGCCTGGCCAAGTTCTCGATGCGCCGCCTCGCCGCGGAACTGAACGTCACCGCGATGTCCGTGTACTGGTACGTGGACACCAAGGACGACCTCCTGGAGCTGGCGCTCGACCGGGTGGCCGCGGAGATGCGCCTGCCCGACACCGAGTCCGTGCCCGGCGAGTGGCGCGAGCAGCTGCGTGAACTGGCCGCCGGATACCGGGACCTGTTGGTCCGCCACCCCTGGGTGTCACCGCTGATCGGCGAGTTCCTGAACATCGGGCCGAACTGGCTGGGGTTCTCCCTCGCCATCCAGCGGGCCGTCCGCAACACCGGGCTCACGCCCTCTCGCCAGAACGGGGCGATCGCCGCGGTGTTCCAGTTCGTGTACGGCTTCGGCACCATCGAGGGGCACTTCCGCGCCCGGGTCGCCGCCGCGGGGATGACCCAGGACGAGTACTTCCGGGACGCGGTCGGTTCGGTGAACGAGGAGCTCGCCACGAACGAGGCGGTGCGGTCCGCGAAGGAGCTGATGGAGTCCCGCGGCGAGGGCACCGTCTCCGAGATGTGGGCCCGCGACTTCACGATCGCCCTCGACCTGATGATCGCGGGCATCGAGTCGCTCCTCGACCCGGCCGTCCGCACCGGGGACGCCCCCGCGGAGGCCGCGGGGAGCGCCCCGGCCGGGGTCACCGAGGAGGAAAGCCCCCGGTAG
- a CDS encoding MFS transporter, protein MTSTTADNPEAVVGHGDRHPQRWLILGVICLAQLTVLLDNTVLSVAIPSLTSELDASSADIQWMINAYSLVQSGLLLTAGSAADRYGRKKLLTAGLVLFGIGSLVAGLAQTSAQLIAARAGMGIGGALLMTTTLAVVVQLFDDAERVKAIGLWATVNSLGFAAGPLLGGFMLNHFWWGSIFLINIPVALIGVVAVVRMVPESKNPQGDRPDLLGALLSTIGMASVVYAIISGPEHGWTSGQVLVAAGVGVVVLAAFALWELRAPYPMLDMHFFQNKRFIGAVTGAILVAFGLGGSLYLLTQHLQFVLGYEPLEAGLRTAPLAATVVLLNLVGIGAKVHARLGTPLTILAGMTTLAGGLAVVASFGGHDYSGMLVGLVLMGAGISFAMPAMANAIMSAIPPEKAGVGAGINGTLAEFGNGLGVAVLGAVLNSRFSALVAVSATSFPAALAAADSAGERERISDAFSSGLETSQLVGAVALFLGGALAAALLWRAERADSGRNAAEAADSADDPQQASA, encoded by the coding sequence ATGACGTCGACCACCGCCGACAACCCCGAGGCGGTCGTCGGGCACGGCGACCGCCACCCACAGCGCTGGCTGATCCTGGGCGTCATCTGCCTGGCCCAGCTCACCGTGCTGCTCGACAACACGGTCCTGAGCGTCGCGATCCCCTCGCTCACCAGCGAGCTGGACGCCTCGTCGGCCGACATCCAGTGGATGATCAACGCGTACTCGCTCGTGCAGTCGGGCCTGCTGCTCACCGCGGGCAGCGCGGCCGACCGCTACGGCCGCAAGAAGCTCCTGACCGCGGGCCTGGTCCTGTTCGGCATCGGCTCGCTCGTCGCGGGCCTGGCCCAGACGTCCGCACAGCTGATCGCGGCGCGCGCCGGGATGGGCATAGGCGGCGCCCTGCTGATGACGACGACCCTCGCGGTCGTGGTGCAGCTCTTCGACGACGCCGAGCGGGTCAAGGCGATCGGCCTCTGGGCGACCGTCAACTCCCTCGGGTTCGCGGCGGGTCCGCTGCTCGGCGGCTTCATGCTCAACCACTTCTGGTGGGGCTCGATCTTCCTGATCAACATCCCCGTGGCGCTGATCGGCGTCGTCGCGGTGGTGCGCATGGTGCCCGAGTCCAAGAACCCCCAAGGAGACCGCCCCGACCTGCTCGGCGCGCTGCTCTCCACCATCGGCATGGCGTCGGTGGTGTACGCGATCATCTCGGGCCCCGAGCACGGCTGGACGTCGGGGCAGGTCCTGGTCGCGGCCGGGGTCGGCGTGGTGGTCCTCGCGGCCTTCGCGCTGTGGGAGCTGCGGGCCCCGTACCCCATGCTGGACATGCACTTCTTCCAGAACAAGCGCTTCATCGGCGCGGTGACGGGCGCGATCCTGGTGGCCTTCGGCCTCGGCGGTTCGCTCTATCTGCTGACGCAGCACCTCCAGTTCGTGCTCGGCTACGAGCCGCTGGAGGCGGGCCTGCGCACCGCGCCGCTCGCCGCGACCGTGGTGCTCCTGAACCTGGTCGGCATCGGCGCGAAGGTGCACGCCAGGCTGGGCACGCCGCTGACGATCCTGGCCGGCATGACGACGCTGGCGGGCGGCCTCGCCGTGGTCGCGTCGTTCGGCGGGCACGACTACTCGGGCATGCTGGTCGGCCTCGTCCTGATGGGCGCGGGCATCTCGTTCGCGATGCCCGCGATGGCCAACGCCATCATGAGCGCCATCCCGCCGGAGAAGGCCGGAGTGGGCGCGGGCATCAACGGCACCCTCGCCGAGTTCGGCAACGGCCTCGGGGTGGCGGTGCTCGGCGCGGTCCTCAACTCGCGCTTCTCGGCGCTGGTCGCGGTGTCCGCCACGTCGTTCCCCGCGGCGCTCGCGGCGGCGGACTCGGCGGGGGAGCGGGAGCGCATCTCGGACGCGTTCTCCTCCGGCCTGGAGACCAGTCAGCTGGTCGGCGCGGTGGCGCTGTTCCTCGGCGGCGCGCTGGCGGCGGCGTTGCTGTGGCGTGCGGAGCGGGCAGACTCCGGACGGAACGCGGCGGAGGCGGCGGATTCGGCGGACGATCCGCAGCAGGCGTCCGCATAG
- a CDS encoding bifunctional glycosyltransferase family 2/GtrA family protein: MPTDSSQGLSGTLPTRAHLPAHGVRGGAPAAPVLDIVIPVHNEEKDLPRSVRRLRDHLARTFPYRFRITIADNASTDATPELAAQLAADVPDVTYVRLEQKGRGRALRAVWGASDAPVLAYMDVDLSTDLNALLPLVAPLISGHSDLAIGSRLAGGSRVVRGPKREFVSRAYNLILRGSLHARFSDAQCGFKALRADVARELLPLVEDTGWFFDTEMLVLAERAGLRIHEVPVDWVDDPDSTVHIVRTAAEDLKGVWRVGRALAVGALPLDRLARPFGDDPRDRRVPGVPGGLARQLVGFCAVGALSTLFYLLLYSGFRTVTGAQAANAFALLVSAVANTAANRRLTFGVRGRARAVRHQAQGLVVFAVGLALTSGSLAALDAASAHPAHGTELAVLVVANLAATVLRFLLLRVWVFPDRRTEPTPSGGTRPTPHATEPAPSAPRTYEMRDPR; this comes from the coding sequence ATGCCAACCGACTCTTCCCAGGGGCTCTCGGGCACGCTGCCGACCCGAGCGCACCTCCCCGCGCACGGCGTCCGGGGCGGGGCGCCGGCGGCCCCCGTCCTCGACATCGTCATCCCGGTCCACAACGAGGAGAAGGACCTGCCGCGGTCCGTGCGCAGGCTCCGCGACCACCTCGCGCGGACCTTCCCCTACCGCTTCCGCATCACGATCGCTGACAACGCCTCCACGGACGCCACCCCCGAGCTCGCGGCCCAGCTCGCGGCGGACGTGCCCGACGTGACGTACGTGCGCCTGGAGCAGAAGGGGCGCGGGCGGGCGCTGCGCGCTGTCTGGGGCGCCTCGGACGCGCCCGTGCTCGCGTACATGGACGTGGACCTGTCCACGGACCTCAACGCGCTGCTCCCGCTGGTCGCGCCGCTGATCTCCGGGCACTCCGACCTGGCGATCGGCTCCCGGCTCGCCGGCGGCTCCCGGGTCGTCCGCGGGCCCAAGCGGGAGTTCGTCTCGCGGGCGTACAACCTGATCCTGCGCGGCTCGCTGCACGCCCGGTTCTCCGACGCCCAGTGCGGGTTCAAGGCGCTCCGGGCCGACGTGGCACGGGAGTTGCTGCCGCTGGTCGAGGACACCGGGTGGTTCTTCGACACGGAGATGCTGGTGCTCGCCGAACGCGCGGGGCTGCGCATCCACGAGGTGCCCGTCGACTGGGTCGACGACCCCGACTCGACCGTCCACATCGTGAGGACGGCGGCCGAGGACCTGAAGGGCGTCTGGCGCGTGGGCCGCGCCCTCGCCGTCGGCGCGCTCCCCCTGGACCGGCTCGCGCGCCCCTTCGGGGATGACCCGCGCGACCGCCGGGTCCCGGGAGTGCCGGGAGGGCTGGCCCGCCAGCTCGTCGGCTTCTGCGCGGTCGGCGCGCTCTCCACCCTCTTCTATCTGCTCCTGTACTCCGGCTTCCGTACGGTCACGGGGGCGCAGGCCGCCAACGCGTTCGCGCTCCTCGTGTCCGCCGTCGCCAACACCGCGGCCAACCGCCGCCTCACCTTCGGCGTGCGCGGCCGGGCCCGCGCGGTCCGCCACCAGGCGCAGGGCCTGGTGGTGTTCGCCGTCGGCCTGGCCCTGACCAGCGGCTCCCTCGCGGCACTCGACGCCGCGTCCGCGCACCCCGCGCACGGCACGGAGCTGGCCGTCCTCGTCGTCGCCAACCTCGCGGCGACGGTCCTGCGCTTCCTGCTCCTGCGGGTGTGGGTGTTCCCGGACCGCCGCACGGAGCCGACGCCTTCCGGAGGCACGCGGCCGACGCCCCACGCCACGGAGCCCGCGCCGTCCGCCCCGCGCACGTACGAAATGAGGGACCCCCGATGA
- a CDS encoding glycosyltransferase family 39 protein: MTTATNPPAAAPVALEGAPQGHRRAAGLLARLWRGRAEDARWVRPAFLGLLLATAVLYVHDLGASGYANSFYSAAAQAGGQSWKALFFGSLDAGNAITVDKPPAALWPMALSVRLFGLSSWAILLPQALMGVATVAVLYAAVRRRFSAAAGLIAGAVLALTPVAALMFRFNNPDALLALLMTVTVYCVLRALEHGRTKWLVWAGVAVGLAFLAKTLQAFLILPPLAVLYAVCAPVRLPRRLRQLALSGLATVVAGGWWVAVVELWPEPSRPYVGGSQHNSFLELTFGYNGLGRINGEETGSVGGGGRPGGGGRWGETGLGRMFNSEVGGQISWLLPAALILLVAGLVVTWRARRTDTARAAFVAWGGSLLMTSAVFSFMAGIFHQYYTVALAPYLAALVGMGATVLWEERAKGWAGAVLGLTVAVTAWWAYELLGRTPDHVPWLRTAVLVAGLAGAAGLLLAARLGRRLALTAVGLGLTASLAGPVAYTLSTVDTPHTGSIVTAGPPGAGRSGGPGGGGPGGPGGGGDGGGRPPGQQGQAQGQRNQPPGQQGQGGQNPQGQPPGRQGQGRPQQDDGQQNGQQDGQQDGRARGQRGAMGGGMGGGMGGLLNGAQVGADEKRLLEANADRYTWAAAAIGAQNAASHQLATGEPVMAIGGFNGSDPSPTLAQFKSYVADGRIHYFIAGGGMGGGMGGRGGGTGSDEGTASQISTWVTENYTEVTAGDATFYDLTEPKS, translated from the coding sequence ATGACCACCGCGACCAACCCACCCGCCGCCGCCCCCGTGGCCCTCGAAGGTGCGCCTCAGGGACACCGGCGCGCGGCCGGGCTCCTCGCGCGCCTGTGGCGCGGGCGCGCCGAGGATGCGCGCTGGGTGCGCCCCGCCTTCCTCGGCCTGCTCCTGGCCACGGCCGTCCTCTACGTCCACGACCTCGGCGCGTCCGGCTACGCCAACTCCTTCTACTCCGCGGCCGCGCAGGCCGGTGGCCAGAGCTGGAAGGCGCTGTTCTTCGGCTCGCTGGACGCGGGCAACGCCATCACCGTCGACAAGCCCCCGGCCGCGCTGTGGCCGATGGCCCTGTCGGTGCGGCTCTTCGGGCTCAGCTCCTGGGCGATCCTGCTGCCGCAGGCGCTGATGGGCGTGGCCACGGTCGCGGTCCTGTACGCCGCCGTGCGCCGCCGCTTCAGCGCCGCCGCCGGACTGATCGCGGGCGCGGTGCTCGCGCTCACCCCGGTGGCCGCGCTGATGTTCCGCTTCAACAACCCCGACGCGCTGCTCGCGCTCCTGATGACCGTCACTGTCTACTGCGTGCTTCGCGCCCTGGAGCACGGGCGCACCAAGTGGCTGGTGTGGGCGGGCGTCGCGGTCGGCCTCGCCTTCCTCGCCAAGACCCTGCAGGCGTTCCTGATCCTGCCGCCGCTCGCGGTCCTGTACGCGGTGTGCGCGCCGGTGCGGCTGCCCAGGCGCCTTCGCCAACTCGCCCTGTCCGGCCTCGCGACGGTCGTCGCGGGCGGCTGGTGGGTCGCGGTCGTCGAACTGTGGCCCGAGCCCTCGCGCCCCTACGTCGGCGGCTCCCAGCACAACTCCTTCCTGGAGCTGACCTTCGGCTACAACGGCCTCGGCCGCATCAACGGCGAGGAGACCGGCAGCGTCGGCGGGGGCGGCAGGCCCGGCGGCGGTGGCCGCTGGGGCGAGACCGGCCTCGGCCGGATGTTCAACTCCGAGGTGGGCGGCCAGATCTCCTGGCTGCTCCCGGCCGCGCTGATCCTGCTGGTCGCGGGGCTTGTCGTGACGTGGCGGGCGCGCAGGACGGACACCGCGCGGGCGGCGTTCGTGGCGTGGGGCGGCTCGCTCCTGATGACCTCGGCCGTCTTCAGCTTCATGGCCGGGATCTTCCACCAGTACTACACGGTGGCCCTCGCGCCCTACCTCGCGGCGCTCGTCGGCATGGGCGCGACCGTGCTGTGGGAGGAGCGCGCCAAGGGGTGGGCGGGCGCGGTGCTCGGCCTCACGGTCGCGGTGACGGCCTGGTGGGCGTACGAACTCCTCGGCCGCACCCCGGATCACGTGCCGTGGCTGCGGACGGCCGTCCTGGTCGCCGGGCTCGCGGGTGCGGCGGGGCTGCTGCTCGCGGCGCGGCTCGGACGGCGGCTCGCCCTCACGGCCGTGGGCCTCGGCCTCACGGCGTCGCTCGCCGGTCCGGTGGCGTACACGCTGTCCACAGTGGACACCCCGCACACCGGGTCGATCGTGACGGCGGGGCCCCCGGGGGCGGGGCGGTCGGGTGGGCCCGGTGGCGGCGGGCCCGGTGGTCCTGGCGGGGGCGGGGACGGCGGAGGCCGTCCTCCGGGGCAGCAGGGGCAGGCCCAGGGCCAGCGGAACCAGCCTCCGGGCCAGCAGGGCCAGGGCGGGCAGAACCCGCAGGGCCAGCCCCCTGGCCGGCAAGGCCAAGGCCGACCCCAGCAGGACGACGGCCAGCAGAACGGCCAGCAGGACGGCCAGCAGGACGGCCGAGCCCGCGGCCAACGCGGAGCCATGGGGGGCGGCATGGGCGGCGGCATGGGCGGCCTCCTCAACGGCGCCCAGGTCGGCGCCGACGAGAAGCGCCTCCTGGAGGCGAACGCCGACCGCTACACCTGGGCCGCGGCGGCGATCGGCGCGCAGAACGCGGCGAGCCACCAACTCGCCACCGGCGAACCGGTGATGGCCATCGGCGGCTTCAACGGCAGCGACCCGTCCCCCACCCTCGCCCAGTTCAAGAGCTACGTGGCCGACGGCAGGATCCACTACTTCATCGCCGGAGGCGGCATGGGTGGCGGCATGGGCGGCAGGGGAGGCGGAACAGGCAGTGACGAAGGCACCGCCTCCCAGATCTCCACCTGGGTGACCGAGAACTACACCGAGGTCACCGCGGGCGACGCGACCTTCTACGACCTCACCGAGCCCAAGAGCTGA
- a CDS encoding YceI family protein codes for MGLSARIRTRDGWAVPHAVVTVTDMTGTQVLRADADGEGVVRDATELAAGAYTVIVTAVGYAPAAATALVTASGRADVGQVVLGRAGGTELPPPGPWTIDPVHSSVAAVAQHLGISSVRGRFDEFSGRVEISEDLEKSRVEAVIAAASIDTGNATRDGHLKSGDFLDVETYPEITYRSTGLEPAGSDRWTVHGELGMHGVVRPVGLDLAYLGTGADPWGGTRAAFRATAELRREDFAMNYNQVLQAGISAIGTTLKVELDIQAVQGENLPQV; via the coding sequence GTGGGACTCAGTGCACGGATCCGTACGCGGGACGGGTGGGCCGTGCCGCACGCCGTCGTGACGGTCACCGACATGACGGGGACACAGGTGCTGCGCGCCGACGCCGACGGCGAGGGCGTGGTGCGCGACGCCACGGAGCTGGCCGCCGGGGCGTACACCGTCATCGTCACCGCCGTCGGGTACGCGCCCGCCGCGGCCACCGCCCTCGTCACCGCGAGCGGGCGCGCCGACGTCGGCCAGGTCGTCCTCGGCCGCGCCGGCGGCACCGAGCTGCCGCCGCCCGGACCGTGGACGATCGACCCCGTCCACTCGTCCGTGGCCGCCGTCGCCCAGCACCTGGGGATCTCCAGCGTGCGCGGGCGGTTCGACGAGTTCTCAGGGCGCGTCGAGATCTCCGAGGACCTGGAGAAGTCGCGGGTCGAGGCGGTCATCGCGGCCGCGTCCATCGACACCGGCAACGCGACGCGCGACGGTCACCTGAAGTCCGGCGACTTCCTGGACGTCGAGACGTACCCGGAGATCACCTACCGCTCGACCGGCCTGGAGCCCGCCGGGTCCGACCGCTGGACCGTGCACGGCGAACTCGGCATGCACGGTGTCGTCAGGCCCGTCGGCCTGGACCTGGCCTACCTCGGCACCGGCGCCGACCCGTGGGGCGGCACCCGCGCCGCCTTCCGCGCCACCGCCGAGCTGCGCCGCGAGGACTTCGCCATGAACTACAACCAGGTGCTCCAGGCGGGCATCTCCGCGATCGGCACCACGCTGAAGGTGGAGCTGGACATCCAGGCCGTGCAGGGCGAGAACCTGCCGCAGGTCTAG